The Acidobacteriota bacterium genome has a segment encoding these proteins:
- a CDS encoding fibronectin type III domain-containing protein, which yields MPRKAILDLEWFTVSYRSIYAVALVILVIVGLAGYQHFFSKPGISVEAMLKSLDFKLEDLGGRVRRNKNLSALHEDAVEITKTAWEALARNDFSAAEARADDASQIVEAIEEELRHIQSRYTARIVSMEGEVKVKPAGDFRWLGAKRGMELKEGDKVSAGVRGSAEIIFRNGDKQLVSPGGLIEIYESRVDPETSAERLSIRISGAVTEVATTEKRKEGSYTRLLTEHALVEIGQDEARLRVHPKEEETEVRSLEGTARVQQTSTGVERQVGPRTAAVVRDRGNIATRDLPSAPALLRPPHGQPLIFSDLEQSSVTLVWEIDPRVHRYRLMVSHSKNFTAALVDNKDLRPDRKGVQLKKLVKGTYYWRVSAIDRTGFESSFSETRSFRILTEEQGTSDEAPKLEIEPNPVQMGPFVILKGRTDSGAYLTINERRFDVLDDGSFEAIVKLDRLGKNELKVIVQSATGGRTERTAVVFLEQ from the coding sequence ATGCCAAGAAAAGCGATTCTCGATCTTGAATGGTTTACCGTCTCATACCGCTCCATCTACGCGGTTGCGCTGGTGATTCTCGTAATCGTAGGCCTGGCGGGCTACCAGCACTTTTTCTCCAAACCTGGAATCTCGGTGGAGGCTATGCTCAAGAGCCTCGACTTTAAACTCGAGGACCTGGGCGGGCGCGTCAGGCGAAACAAGAATCTGAGCGCCCTGCACGAGGATGCGGTGGAGATCACGAAGACGGCGTGGGAGGCGCTGGCGCGCAACGACTTTTCCGCGGCCGAGGCGAGGGCGGACGATGCCTCTCAAATAGTGGAAGCCATCGAAGAAGAACTCCGCCACATCCAGTCGCGCTACACGGCCCGCATCGTGAGCATGGAGGGCGAGGTCAAGGTCAAACCCGCCGGCGACTTCCGGTGGCTCGGCGCCAAGCGGGGGATGGAGCTGAAGGAGGGCGATAAGGTGAGCGCCGGAGTGCGTGGAAGCGCGGAGATTATTTTCCGAAACGGCGACAAGCAGCTTGTGAGTCCCGGAGGCCTTATCGAAATTTACGAGAGCCGGGTGGATCCTGAAACCTCCGCCGAACGCCTGAGCATCCGCATTTCGGGGGCGGTGACCGAGGTTGCAACCACCGAAAAGCGAAAGGAAGGTTCCTACACCCGCCTGCTCACCGAGCACGCCCTGGTGGAAATCGGGCAGGACGAGGCCCGCCTGCGCGTCCATCCCAAGGAAGAAGAAACCGAGGTGCGCTCGCTCGAAGGCACGGCGCGCGTTCAACAAACCAGCACGGGAGTGGAGCGACAAGTCGGGCCGCGAACGGCAGCCGTGGTGCGCGACCGGGGCAACATTGCCACGCGAGACCTGCCTTCGGCCCCGGCGCTCCTCAGGCCGCCCCATGGACAGCCGTTGATATTTTCCGACCTCGAACAAAGCAGCGTCACGCTGGTCTGGGAAATCGATCCCCGGGTCCACCGCTATCGTTTGATGGTGTCCCATTCCAAGAACTTCACGGCGGCGCTGGTGGACAACAAAGATCTGCGCCCCGACCGTAAAGGCGTCCAGCTCAAAAAGCTGGTGAAAGGGACCTATTACTGGCGGGTGTCGGCGATCGACCGGACGGGGTTTGAAAGCTCGTTCAGCGAAACGCGGTCTTTCCGGATCCTCACCGAGGAGCAGGGAACTTCCGACGAGGCTCCGAAGCTGGAGATTGAACCCAACCCCGTTCAGATGGGGCCGTTCGTTATCCTGAAGGGAAGAACCGACTCGGGCGCATACCTTACCATTAACGAGAGGCGCTTCGACGTTCTCGACGATGGAAGTTTTGAGGCCATTGTCAAACTTGACCGCCTGGGGAAAAACGAACTCAAGGTGATCGTCCAAAGTGCCACGGGAGGGCGCACCGAGCGCACCGCCGTCGTGTTCCTCGAACAATGA
- a CDS encoding sensor domain-containing diguanylate cyclase has product MTLPVLYVFHAEKTRLGNLETSLRALGYTPQRVPARAAALRDALAKTQDSPCALLIETEHPTASLVKRLQKAEPRGAAFWFHDRPSRSLPGAFEPSQVFLPSDDGAAIEHTIRARQELCELRQKLQEVRAYHAEEARYREILTDVIHAANSSLEIDVVLEVVMNKIRSLIQAEGWSILLATEDKQLVFKRVLGPKGDCLINEPLKPGQGIAGWVVERQEPALINDVVNDPRFEPSFDKKTGFHTRSMLCAPLVSRGKTIGAVEVLNKKARDGFTQNDLAMLCTLLEPASVAIENALLFEEVRRLTVTDDLTRLYNSRYFNDVLEREIGRSKRHNNAVSLVFLDLDNFKTVNDRFGHLAGSRTLCEVGRILQEAARVSDVVCRYGGDEFTMVLPQTDEEGGKSIAERARKLIEDATLLQSMDLAVRITASFGVASYPTHVSSRVELVQAADAAMYYVKLNGKNGVAVAPTGQPAVTQP; this is encoded by the coding sequence ATGACTCTGCCCGTCCTTTATGTTTTCCATGCGGAGAAAACGAGACTGGGAAACCTCGAGACTTCCCTGAGGGCGCTGGGCTACACGCCCCAGCGTGTGCCCGCCCGGGCGGCGGCGCTCCGCGACGCCCTGGCCAAGACGCAGGACTCGCCGTGCGCGCTTCTTATCGAGACCGAGCACCCCACAGCGTCTCTGGTCAAGCGGCTGCAAAAGGCCGAGCCGCGCGGTGCGGCGTTTTGGTTTCATGACCGCCCCTCGCGCTCCCTTCCCGGGGCGTTTGAACCTTCCCAGGTGTTTCTTCCCTCCGACGACGGGGCGGCGATCGAGCATACGATACGGGCCCGGCAGGAGCTCTGCGAGCTGCGGCAGAAACTCCAGGAGGTGCGCGCGTACCACGCCGAAGAGGCGCGCTACCGCGAAATTCTCACGGACGTCATCCATGCGGCCAATTCGTCGCTCGAGATCGACGTCGTGCTCGAAGTGGTCATGAACAAGATTCGTTCCCTCATCCAGGCGGAAGGCTGGTCCATCCTGCTTGCGACGGAAGACAAGCAACTCGTCTTCAAACGGGTATTGGGCCCCAAGGGGGACTGCCTTATCAACGAACCTCTAAAGCCGGGCCAGGGCATCGCCGGCTGGGTCGTCGAGCGCCAGGAGCCGGCTCTCATCAACGACGTGGTCAACGATCCCCGCTTCGAGCCGAGTTTTGATAAAAAGACGGGCTTTCACACGCGCTCGATGCTCTGCGCGCCGCTCGTAAGCCGCGGCAAGACGATCGGGGCCGTGGAAGTCCTCAACAAGAAGGCGCGGGACGGCTTTACCCAGAACGACCTCGCCATGCTCTGCACGCTGCTCGAGCCCGCCTCCGTCGCGATTGAGAACGCCCTTCTTTTCGAGGAGGTGCGCCGCCTTACGGTGACCGACGATCTCACTCGCCTCTACAACAGCCGCTACTTTAACGATGTGCTGGAGCGCGAGATTGGCCGCTCGAAGCGCCACAACAATGCCGTGTCTCTCGTCTTTTTGGACCTGGACAATTTCAAGACGGTCAACGACCGCTTCGGCCACCTGGCCGGAAGCCGAACGCTCTGCGAGGTCGGCCGCATCCTCCAGGAGGCGGCGCGGGTGAGCGACGTGGTCTGCCGCTACGGGGGCGACGAGTTCACCATGGTACTTCCCCAAACGGACGAGGAGGGCGGGAAGAGCATTGCGGAGCGCGCGCGCAAGCTCATCGAGGATGCCACTCTTCTTCAGAGCATGGACCTCGCCGTTCGCATTACCGCGAGCTTCGGGGTGGCCTCGTATCCCACCCATGTGTCCTCGCGCGTCGAGCTCGTTCAGGCCGCCGACGCCGCGATGTATTACGTCAAACTCAACGGGAAAAACGGGGTCGCCGTCGCCCCGACAGGACAGCCCGCCGTGACACAGCCTTAA
- a CDS encoding rod shape-determining protein, which yields MFLRSLMSLFSNDLAIDLGTANTLVYVKGKGIVLREPSIVAVNKNTNKVEAEGREAKEMVGRTPGNIVAIRPMKDGVIADFEITERMLEYFIRKAHNRNFGVRPRIVIGVPSGITQVEKRAVRDAAERAKAAEVFLVEQAVAAAIGAGLPITEPSGNMIVDIGGGTTDVAVISLAGIVYSRSVRIAGNEMDEAIINYIKRKYNLLLGERTAESIKISIGSAFPLEEEQTMEIKGRDLMDGIPKTLVVSDEEIREALAEPVNAIVDAVRQALERTPPELSADIIDKGIVLSGGASLLRNLDKRLREETNLPVTLADDPLSSVVLGTGAMLTDFPLLRKVSLS from the coding sequence ATGTTCCTGCGTTCGCTCATGAGCCTTTTCTCGAACGATCTGGCCATTGACCTGGGCACGGCCAACACGCTGGTGTACGTCAAGGGCAAGGGGATCGTCTTGCGCGAGCCCTCGATCGTGGCCGTCAACAAGAACACGAACAAGGTGGAGGCCGAGGGAAGAGAGGCCAAGGAGATGGTGGGCCGGACACCCGGCAACATCGTCGCCATTCGCCCGATGAAGGACGGCGTCATCGCCGATTTCGAGATTACGGAGCGCATGCTCGAATACTTCATTCGGAAAGCGCATAACCGCAACTTCGGCGTTCGGCCGAGAATCGTCATCGGCGTCCCGTCCGGAATCACGCAGGTCGAGAAGCGCGCGGTCAGAGACGCCGCCGAGCGCGCCAAGGCGGCCGAAGTGTTCCTGGTCGAGCAGGCCGTGGCCGCCGCCATCGGGGCCGGGCTTCCCATCACGGAGCCGTCGGGGAACATGATCGTGGACATCGGGGGAGGGACGACCGACGTGGCCGTGATCTCGCTCGCGGGAATCGTCTACAGCCGCTCGGTGCGCATCGCCGGAAACGAGATGGACGAGGCCATCATCAACTACATTAAACGCAAATACAACCTGCTGCTCGGGGAGCGCACGGCGGAGAGCATCAAGATTAGCATAGGCTCGGCGTTTCCTTTGGAAGAGGAACAGACGATGGAAATCAAGGGGCGCGACCTTATGGACGGCATTCCCAAAACGCTTGTCGTCTCGGACGAGGAGATTCGGGAGGCCCTGGCCGAGCCGGTCAACGCCATTGTGGACGCCGTGCGCCAAGCGCTTGAGCGCACGCCTCCCGAGCTCTCGGCGGACATCATCGACAAGGGCATCGTGCTCTCGGGAGGCGCATCCCTGCTGCGCAACCTCGACAAGCGGCTGCGCGAGGAGACAAACCTTCCCGTAACCCTCGCCGACGACCCGCTTTCGTCGGTTGTGCTGGGAACGGGGGCGATGCTGACCGATTTTCCCTTATTGCGCAAAGTTTCCCTTTCCTAG
- a CDS encoding rod shape-determining protein MreC → MFRDFSTFRYRDEVLLGAVLFGFLVLLSTQVTTPEGTSLFKRIAYQAAAPFLRASDAVYHGARRLAHDYAAFRSVVRENERLHERLREFEAQQLKWEFTLHDNEALRALVGYREASPLATMAARVVARDVRDPHQMLVLNCGRRDRLEKDMAVIAPQGVVGRIAALSLWSAQVQLITDSRSALAGIHLPSGDQVLVTGQGELLLRMQYFSGEARVAPQDAVVTSGLEGIYPAGLHIGRVERVFDEDGKRIARIRPAAPLQKTMNLLVVLERPQDVL, encoded by the coding sequence ATGTTCCGCGATTTCTCGACGTTCCGTTACCGCGACGAAGTGCTCCTCGGTGCGGTGCTCTTCGGGTTCCTGGTGCTTCTTTCGACCCAGGTAACCACCCCGGAAGGCACCTCCCTTTTTAAGCGGATCGCGTACCAAGCCGCGGCGCCGTTTCTGCGGGCAAGCGACGCCGTCTACCACGGCGCCCGGCGGCTCGCGCACGACTACGCAGCGTTTCGGAGCGTCGTGCGCGAGAACGAGCGCCTCCACGAGCGCCTTCGGGAGTTCGAAGCGCAGCAGTTGAAGTGGGAATTCACCCTCCACGACAACGAAGCGCTTCGCGCCTTGGTGGGCTATAGAGAGGCGTCGCCCCTGGCCACGATGGCGGCGCGGGTGGTGGCGCGCGACGTGCGCGACCCGCACCAAATGCTCGTCCTGAACTGCGGGCGGCGCGACCGCCTCGAGAAGGACATGGCCGTTATCGCCCCCCAGGGCGTGGTGGGGCGCATTGCGGCGCTCTCCCTCTGGAGCGCGCAGGTGCAGCTTATTACGGACTCGCGGAGCGCCCTTGCGGGAATTCATCTTCCTTCGGGAGACCAGGTGCTCGTGACGGGACAGGGGGAGCTGCTTCTGCGCATGCAGTATTTTTCGGGCGAGGCCCGCGTGGCGCCGCAGGATGCAGTCGTCACGTCGGGGCTGGAAGGGATCTACCCGGCGGGGCTTCACATCGGGCGCGTCGAGCGCGTGTTCGATGAGGACGGGAAACGGATTGCGCGGATTCGCCCGGCCGCGCCCCTTCAGAAAACCATGAACCTGCTGGTGGTTTTGGAGCGCCCGCAAGATGTCTTATAG
- the mreD gene encoding rod shape-determining protein MreD, producing the protein MSYRLPLFAVFLACSVVQVAFSRLRFYEVDMLMIFLVYAGLTRGAPKAIFSAAAAGLVEDTLSGGFFGFYGFSKTVVGYLTNIAGRYMVADAPAVQGAALTLGVCVEAVVLHALGALFGRGEPPAVQETLLRAVGTLVVGLLALRGIQRAERARERRRYGR; encoded by the coding sequence ATGTCTTATAGGCTGCCGCTTTTCGCTGTGTTTCTTGCCTGCTCCGTGGTCCAGGTCGCGTTCTCGCGGCTGCGCTTCTATGAAGTCGATATGCTCATGATTTTTCTGGTCTACGCCGGCCTGACGCGCGGCGCCCCCAAGGCCATCTTCTCCGCGGCGGCGGCGGGGCTCGTGGAGGACACGCTTTCGGGGGGATTCTTCGGATTCTACGGGTTTTCCAAGACGGTGGTAGGCTACCTCACCAACATCGCGGGACGCTACATGGTCGCCGACGCGCCGGCCGTGCAGGGAGCCGCGCTCACCCTGGGCGTGTGCGTCGAGGCGGTCGTGCTCCACGCGCTCGGGGCGCTTTTTGGCCGCGGTGAGCCTCCCGCCGTGCAGGAAACGCTTCTCCGTGCGGTTGGAACGCTTGTGGTGGGGCTCCTCGCTCTCCGGGGAATCCAGCGCGCGGAGCGCGCCCGGGAACGTCGGAGGTACGGCCGATGA
- the mrdA gene encoding penicillin-binding protein 2 → MKWHEQPAVERRLLWLRVTTGGVLFLLFLGFWHAQVIKFREFSEMALTNSLRALDLPAPRGLLRDRRGEVLADTAPIFHLLLDRERSASPATTLERVSAILDISESVLRERLRRYDAVPSFRPVPIAENISFAQMAHFAARAAEFPDLAIQAVDARRYPRGPLMAHTLGHVGEITRRQLDDRGAFPDAQQGDIVGQMGVEALSDALLRGRRGTSRVIVDSVGREVRMLGKTLPEPGNELQLTLDAHLAQVLQEAFGEHHGAAVALNPQTGAVLALLSFPSFDPNDFALRFSEEAWRALSENPLRPLHNRAIAGLYAPGSTFKIVNATAALEADVVSPRRTFSCRGGAYFYRQLFECWKLEGHGALDMHRAMVHSCNVYFYHLGKKVGIEALAECASRLGLAGKAGLALPGEKPGIIPSPDWKRKNLGEDWYDGETISVAIGQGPIAVSPLAQAVMVSAVANGGFLVTPYLVEEVRSPSGKRLEKSAPPRRLRALDEEVAERLRRMLWGVVNEGGTGWRARIEGLDVCGKTGTAQVVAKRHLSGEEEEEALKTHSWFLGFAPLEHPEVALAVLVEHGGFGGETAAPIAKRFFEAYRAGRGPGYASTERDRPDEESHAGA, encoded by the coding sequence ATGAAGTGGCATGAGCAGCCCGCCGTGGAGCGCCGCCTGCTCTGGTTGCGCGTGACCACGGGAGGAGTTCTCTTCTTGCTCTTCCTGGGATTTTGGCATGCGCAGGTCATAAAGTTTCGGGAATTCTCCGAGATGGCGCTCACGAACAGCCTGCGCGCGCTCGATCTGCCCGCGCCGCGCGGCCTCCTGCGGGACCGCCGAGGAGAGGTGCTTGCGGATACGGCGCCCATCTTTCATCTCCTCCTCGACCGCGAGCGCTCCGCCAGTCCCGCAACGACGCTTGAGCGGGTGTCGGCCATTCTGGACATTTCGGAAAGTGTGCTCCGGGAGCGCCTGCGGCGCTACGACGCCGTGCCGTCGTTCCGTCCCGTCCCCATCGCGGAGAACATCTCCTTTGCGCAGATGGCCCACTTCGCGGCGCGAGCGGCGGAATTTCCCGACCTCGCCATTCAGGCCGTGGACGCGCGCCGCTATCCCCGCGGGCCGCTCATGGCCCACACGCTGGGACACGTGGGCGAAATCACGCGCCGCCAGCTTGACGATCGCGGCGCCTTTCCCGACGCCCAGCAGGGCGACATCGTGGGACAGATGGGCGTCGAAGCCCTGTCCGACGCCTTGCTGCGCGGCCGTCGGGGAACGAGCCGCGTCATCGTGGACAGCGTGGGACGCGAGGTGCGCATGCTCGGCAAGACGTTGCCGGAGCCGGGGAACGAGCTGCAGCTCACGCTGGACGCGCACCTCGCTCAAGTGCTCCAGGAGGCGTTCGGCGAGCACCATGGGGCCGCCGTTGCCCTGAACCCCCAGACGGGCGCCGTGCTTGCCCTGTTGAGTTTCCCATCGTTCGACCCGAACGATTTCGCCCTTCGATTTTCCGAAGAGGCATGGCGCGCGCTTTCCGAAAATCCCCTGCGCCCCCTCCACAACCGCGCCATCGCCGGCCTTTATGCGCCCGGCTCCACCTTCAAGATTGTAAACGCGACCGCCGCGCTGGAGGCGGACGTCGTCTCGCCCAGGCGCACCTTTTCCTGCAGGGGCGGCGCCTATTTCTACCGCCAGCTGTTCGAGTGCTGGAAGCTTGAGGGGCACGGCGCCCTCGACATGCACCGCGCCATGGTGCATTCCTGCAACGTTTATTTTTACCACCTCGGCAAGAAGGTGGGAATCGAGGCGCTCGCGGAGTGTGCTTCCCGCCTGGGCCTTGCAGGCAAGGCGGGCCTCGCCCTTCCGGGGGAGAAGCCGGGAATTATTCCCTCTCCGGACTGGAAGCGGAAAAATCTCGGCGAGGACTGGTACGACGGGGAAACCATCTCCGTCGCCATCGGGCAGGGGCCCATCGCGGTTTCGCCCCTCGCGCAGGCGGTCATGGTCTCCGCCGTCGCAAACGGCGGCTTCCTCGTGACCCCTTACCTTGTCGAGGAGGTGCGTTCACCCTCGGGGAAGCGGCTGGAAAAAAGTGCGCCGCCCCGGCGCCTACGGGCTCTCGACGAGGAGGTCGCGGAGCGCCTGCGCCGCATGCTCTGGGGCGTCGTGAACGAAGGCGGCACCGGCTGGCGGGCGCGCATCGAGGGCCTCGACGTGTGCGGCAAGACGGGTACCGCCCAGGTCGTGGCAAAGAGGCACCTTTCCGGAGAGGAAGAAGAGGAAGCGCTTAAAACGCATTCGTGGTTCCTCGGTTTCGCGCCGCTTGAACACCCGGAGGTCGCCCTCGCCGTCTTGGTCGAGCACGGCGGCTTCGGGGGAGAAACGGCCGCCCCCATCGCCAAGCGGTTTTTCGAAGCCTACCGCGCAGGACGCGGCCCCGGCTACGCTTCGACGGAACGAGACCGTCCTGACGAGGAGAGCCATGCCGGAGCGTAG
- the rodA gene encoding rod shape-determining protein RodA, which produces MPERSLGRLLGEFDFALAGAAFCLVGAGLLTLARLSEAADTPYFLRQIAWTGIGLGILLVAVSVDYLFLARFARFFYAVSLGSLVYLLLFGKVLSGAKRWLALGPLSLQPAEAAKLAAILMASVYLTEREEERRFTWKKFLTLSAIFGVPSVFTALQPDLGSALSFVPVYAAFLFVAGADWRWFLGLALSLALVTPVAWLVVLKDYQKARVVAFVNPQHDPQGSGYQLLQSKIAVGSGGLAGQERGRMTLSSLRFIPAQHTDFIFAAYAEARGLLGVSAVLAAYGFILFRILRISQMAKDSLGFFVSTGVFALVAFQAVLNIGMVIGFFPITGLPLPWFSYGGSAMAMFMAALGLVLNVRMRRFVN; this is translated from the coding sequence ATGCCGGAGCGTAGCCTGGGCCGTCTGCTTGGGGAGTTCGACTTTGCGCTCGCTGGCGCCGCCTTCTGCTTGGTCGGCGCGGGCCTATTGACGCTGGCCCGCCTCTCGGAGGCCGCCGACACGCCCTACTTCCTGCGCCAGATCGCGTGGACGGGAATCGGGCTCGGCATCCTGCTCGTCGCTGTATCGGTGGACTATCTTTTCCTGGCCCGCTTCGCACGGTTTTTTTACGCGGTGTCGCTTGGGAGCCTCGTGTACCTTCTCCTTTTCGGCAAGGTGCTCTCTGGGGCGAAGCGCTGGCTGGCGCTCGGGCCCCTGTCGTTGCAGCCCGCGGAGGCCGCAAAGCTCGCCGCGATTCTCATGGCCTCGGTCTACCTGACCGAGCGCGAGGAGGAGCGGCGATTCACGTGGAAGAAGTTCCTGACGTTGAGCGCCATCTTCGGCGTGCCTTCGGTGTTCACGGCGCTTCAGCCCGACCTGGGCTCCGCCCTGAGCTTCGTGCCCGTCTACGCCGCATTTCTCTTCGTCGCCGGCGCGGACTGGCGGTGGTTTCTGGGGCTGGCCCTCTCGCTCGCCCTGGTCACCCCGGTCGCCTGGCTCGTGGTGCTCAAGGACTACCAGAAGGCGCGCGTCGTCGCGTTCGTCAATCCCCAGCACGACCCCCAGGGCAGCGGTTACCAGCTCCTTCAGTCGAAGATCGCCGTGGGCTCCGGGGGGCTCGCGGGGCAGGAGCGCGGCAGGATGACGCTCAGCAGCCTGCGCTTCATCCCGGCCCAGCACACGGACTTCATCTTCGCCGCCTACGCGGAGGCGCGGGGCCTCCTCGGCGTGAGCGCCGTGCTTGCGGCGTACGGGTTCATCCTCTTCCGCATCCTGCGAATCTCCCAGATGGCCAAGGACTCTCTCGGGTTCTTCGTCTCGACCGGCGTCTTCGCGCTGGTCGCGTTCCAGGCGGTGCTCAACATAGGAATGGTCATCGGATTCTTTCCCATCACGGGATTGCCGCTTCCGTGGTTCAGCTACGGCGGCTCGGCGATGGCGATGTTCATGGCCGCGCTGGGGCTCGTGCTGAACGTCAGGATGCGCCGCTTCGTGAATTGA
- a CDS encoding ABC transporter permease, producing MRRVASLALHSFEHLGGWGELIAQSFHQLFRRPFESSLLMRQMEHLGVDSLSITTLTALFTGMVLALQTSVALDRFGVKAYIGEIVAIALVRELGPVLTALMVGGRVGAGITAELGSMAVTEQIDALRAMGASPFKKLAVPRILALVLMLPILTVLADTIGILGGLFIAVFELNLTAHFYITRVLESLSFGDIMSGLGKTFFFGLFIASIGCYNGINASGGADGVGRATTHTVVAASITILISDFFLTKLFLIFSP from the coding sequence ATGCGGCGCGTAGCGTCGTTAGCGCTTCACTCGTTTGAGCACCTCGGAGGCTGGGGCGAGCTCATCGCCCAGTCGTTCCACCAGTTGTTTCGGCGCCCGTTTGAAAGCTCTCTCCTTATGCGCCAGATGGAGCACCTGGGGGTGGATTCCCTTTCGATCACCACCCTGACGGCGCTTTTTACGGGCATGGTGCTCGCGCTTCAGACGTCCGTCGCGCTCGACCGCTTCGGCGTGAAGGCCTATATCGGCGAGATTGTGGCCATCGCCCTCGTGCGCGAGCTCGGCCCCGTGCTCACGGCGCTCATGGTGGGGGGGCGCGTCGGGGCGGGCATCACGGCGGAGCTCGGCTCGATGGCCGTGACCGAGCAGATCGACGCGCTGCGGGCGATGGGGGCGAGCCCCTTCAAGAAGCTCGCCGTCCCCCGCATCCTGGCGCTCGTCTTGATGCTTCCCATACTGACGGTGCTCGCCGACACGATCGGAATTCTGGGCGGGCTCTTCATCGCCGTGTTCGAGCTGAACCTCACGGCGCACTTCTACATAACGCGCGTCCTCGAGTCCCTGTCCTTCGGGGACATCATGAGCGGCCTCGGGAAAACGTTCTTCTTCGGCCTCTTCATCGCCTCCATCGGCTGCTACAACGGCATCAACGCCTCGGGCGGCGCCGACGGCGTCGGGCGCGCCACGACGCACACCGTTGTTGCCGCCTCTATCACAATCCTCATCTCGGACTTCTTTCTGACGAAGCTCTTCTTAATCTTTTCGCCATGA
- a CDS encoding ABC transporter ATP-binding protein: protein MTPFLEYRDLHKSFGTNRVLDGLNLEIRKGETMVVLGASGTGKSVLLKHTIGLLKPDRGEVRVEGTDIVPFSESELQAVREKIAIVFQAGALFDSLTVYENVAYPLHEHRDLPEEAVRARVRDTLGLVGLYGVEEKMPVDLSGGMRKRVALARAIVLEPEAILYDEPTTGLDPIIANKINDLIMSMQKVLRVTSIVVTHDLVSAFKVGDRIALIHEGRIAFVGTRDEVRRAADPTLLEFTTGGERGGGYERIIQHAG, encoded by the coding sequence ATGACGCCGTTTCTCGAATACCGCGACCTGCACAAGTCGTTCGGCACGAACCGCGTGCTCGACGGCCTGAACCTGGAAATCCGCAAGGGCGAGACGATGGTCGTCCTGGGCGCAAGCGGCACGGGCAAAAGCGTCCTCCTCAAGCACACCATCGGCCTTCTGAAGCCCGACCGGGGCGAGGTGCGGGTCGAGGGCACTGACATCGTCCCCTTCTCGGAAAGCGAGCTCCAGGCGGTGCGCGAAAAAATCGCGATCGTGTTTCAGGCGGGCGCGCTCTTCGACTCGCTCACGGTCTACGAGAACGTAGCCTACCCGCTGCACGAGCATCGGGATCTGCCCGAGGAGGCGGTGCGCGCCCGCGTGCGCGACACGCTGGGGCTCGTCGGGCTCTACGGCGTCGAGGAAAAAATGCCCGTCGACCTTTCGGGCGGCATGCGGAAGCGCGTCGCCCTGGCGCGCGCCATCGTGCTCGAGCCCGAGGCCATCCTGTACGACGAGCCCACGACGGGCCTGGACCCTATCATCGCTAACAAGATCAACGACCTCATCATGAGCATGCAGAAAGTGCTGCGGGTGACGAGCATCGTCGTAACGCACGACCTGGTGAGCGCCTTCAAGGTGGGCGACCGGATCGCGCTCATCCACGAGGGGCGCATCGCCTTCGTGGGAACGCGCGACGAGGTGCGGCGCGCGGCGGATCCGACGCTCCTCGAGTTCACAACGGGCGGCGAGCGAGGTGGAGGCTATGAGCGAATCATCCAGCACGCGGGTTAA